Part of the Nitrospirota bacterium genome is shown below.
CGGACCATTCCCGGTAGCCGCAGGCTTTAGCCTGCGCGCCGGACGCGGGCTAAAAGCCCGCGCCTACCAAGAATTCATTGCCAAGCCCGTGACGCTCTGTTAAGGTTCGGCGAGTTCATGCGAAAGGAAGGCCGCTCTATGCGACTCATGGCTTCATCGTTGGTTGCCCTGCTCATCTTTTCGACCTCGGCCTTGGCCGAGGAACCTGAACCCGTCCCGCCGGAATCGACGCCCCCTGAAGTCGCCTCTCCAACTCCTCCGCCTGCTCCCGATGAGCCACGAGTCACGAGCCACGAGGAACGCATGCAGATCGATCTCCACGGGAACTACTGGGTGCGCGGACAATCCATGGCGGACGCGAATGCGGACAAGAACGAAGCACCAGGCGCCGCCTCGCTGTTTGAACACCGGCTCTTGCTGAAATCGCGCCTGAGCTTGGAAGAGAATGTGTCCCTCAACCTGGAAGCCTTCTTCTTCCAGTTCAGACCGTGGGGGCTCGAAGGGGGCGACGTGACCACCCAATCGAGCGAAGGGCGTCACCTCTTTGGAACGGAGAGCAAGACAAGCACTGATTTCGGACCGCGGCGGGGGTGGGGCGAAGTGCTGTTTCCGAATGTCGGTCTTTTCCGCGTTGGGCGCCAGCCTTCCGATTGGGGCATGGGCATCGTGGCGAACGACGGGGACAAGCCGCGAAACGATTTCGGCGACAACCGGTTCGGCGACACGGGCGATCGGATCCTGTTTGCCACCAAGCCGCTTGGCGCCGAGGGACCGCTTCTCACCGCCCTCGGTTTCGGTCAAACCGTTGAGGGTGACGTGCTCACGGGGAGCGACGATGTACTCGAAGGGGTCCTTGCCGTGTACTTTGATCTGAAGCCGCAAAACCTGAAGGCCGGAACCTATGCGGTGTACCGAAATCAGGCCCGGACCGATACGAATCTCTTCATCGCGGATTTCTATGGACACGCCGAGCAGTCCGTTTGGTTTGGAGAGTTCGAGGCGGCGATCCTTGCGGGCCAGTCGAAGCTGTTCAACAATCCGGACGATACGGAGGCCAAGACAGTTTCGCAGTTTGGCGGCGCCTTGCGCGCAGGTGGGCTGGAAAAGCCGGTCGTGCCGATCATGGAGGTCGGCTTGGCGAGCGGCGACGGGAACCTGAATCTCGACCGGAAGATTTCCAATTTCCGATTCAGTCCGGACTACAACGTGGGCCTGATCCTTTTCGAAGAACTTCTCCCGGCGATCACGGAAGACATCTTCAAAAGAGGAATTGAGAAAAATGTCGAGCGGCCCCCGTCAGCGGCGAATTTCTTTCCGACGGAGGGGCGGGTGACGAACGCCCTCTACCTGTATCCGCGCGTGAAGTACTATCCGGTTGACTCGCTGGAGACAAAATTCGGTCTGGTGTGGGCGCGGGCGATGAAGGATGTGCTGAATCCGGCCAACCTGCTTACTCAGCCCACCGGGGGCGGCAACACCGGTCTCCGAGGGGCGGACCCTTCGGCGCGGAATTACGGCGCCGAGATCGACGCCGGGGCCGAGTACACCTATTCAGAGCACTATCGATTCGGTGTTCAGGGTGGACTCGCCTTTCCGGGAGATGTTTTCGACGTGGGAGACGGCCTTGGGAAAAAAGTCCGCGGTCCCGACCCCATCGCCAAGGGCGTCCTCCGCTTCACCTGGGAATTCTGAACTTTCCGGGCGCGTCGCCCGGTTCACCATAACCCGGTGAGGCGTGAGGCGACCTCCGCTTCCCGACTGAACTCGACGGATGGCGCTTGGAATCGCATGGACACCCCGTCTGGAATACGCTAGAAATACGCTGGGGGAGGAAGGGTACGGAGAAACGCAGTCCCTTAGAAGGTAGTTCGTTTCTTTCGAGAAACAGGGCGGACCGCTTGATCGGTTCCGCGAAGCTCCATTCCCACTTGGTGAACCCCGCCGGCGAGTGGCACCTTCAATCAACCCTGGACATACGAAGGAATCGCGCTTGACATCGAATCCAAGAACACGGAAAATACACTCTGCGACTGAGTGGGTCCCCTTTCTTGGGACCCGGGTGAGAACCATCAGTCGCCTTTTTTTTGGTCTCCGCTCCCACTTACGCGAGGTGGGAATTCCCGTTTTGTGTTGGGGAATTCCAGCGGATCAGTTCTCGGCCACCGTCCCGTTGGAGTCCTGACGAAAGGAGATCAGCCTGTATATCCTCTATCTTGATGAATCCGGAAACCCGGATGCCCCCGCTGACCGGACCTTCGTGCTTGCGGGCGTGGCCGTATTCGAGAGGCAGGTCTACTCGGTTGGCCAGGCACTGGATAGAATTCAGGACCACTACTTCCCCAACTCCCCTCCTATCGAGTTCCACGCAACGAGCATCCGCTCCGGCGACGGATTCTGGCGTGGCGTGGACAAGGAGACCCGCGGTCGAATCATGAGGGAGATCGGAGTGAATCTCCGGGAAGCCCACCAGACGGGTCTGGTCCTTTTCGGGGCCGTTGTGGAGAAAACGTCGCGCATTCACGGCGAGGAGGCTGTTCTGCTCGCGACCGAACAGATATGCAAGAGGTTTGACACCTTCCTCAAGAGGCGTGAGAATGATAACCACGATCCACAGAGAGGCTTGGTGGTTTTCGCGGAGGGTCGATTTCACCAGCGAGCCAGGCTTTGGGTGCGCGACTTCAAGAAGCTTGGGACACAGTGGGGTGTACTGACGAAACTTTGCGATATTCCATATTTTGCCTCGACGCGGGAAACACGCCTGCTGCAAGTCGCCGACTACGTCGCCCATGCGACCTACCTCAATTACGAGAAACGCTACGCCGAATATTTCGATGTGATCTCCAGTCGATTTGACTCGAAAGATGGCGTTGTCCACGGCTTGGTCCACTACCTGCGGGATCCGGGGGCGGCTCGTGACTGTTCAGGCCCGGCCTGCCGCAGGAGCATGACCCGATAGTGATGCGCCATGGGCGCGGCATCCCGTCGGGGGACTGATGGCTGAACGCACGACATCTTTTGCGCTTTCTCCGAATGCGTCGGGGGACCGGCATGATCTTGCGGATCACATCCGGCCCGTTGCACGGAAGGGAGACTGGAAATGAATAGAATCTACCAAGGGCGCGTCACGAAAGTTGAAGTCTCCAAGGGCAAGGGTGCCGAAGGAAAGGAGCAGTGGGAGCCGTTGCCGGATTGGCCCGCCGCCCTCTGGCGGCACCACGAACTCTTCCAAGACGCGGTGAATTACTACACGCTTGCGCTCGCGGCATCTCCCGAAACATTTGCGGAATCAAAATAGAGGAACACTGATGAACGAACTTTATCGCACCTACGAAGTTCTAATAGAGGAAACGGTTCACCCCGACAATCCGAAGCGGAAAACCAGCAACAAGCCCGGCGTGTGGGATCAACAGAAATACGATGCCCTCCGCGACACGAACGCAGTGTTTCAGGATGCCGTGTGCTACTACACCATCTTGATCGCGGGCTTGGGCGGCGACCTGAATCCACTTTGGGGCGAAATGTGCGAGCGGGAAGAGCATCCCGGCAATGATGTGACAAAGGTTCTGCAACGATTGGCCGCGAATTACCCGGGGCTGCCGCACGCGCAATCAGTGCGGGAGCTTGTGAGCGGTGCTCTTACTCAAGGCAAGTCAGAGACCGAGCGGAAACGAACCTACGAGATACTTGAGAGTCAACTCGCGGGCGAAGACACCGAGTTGGATATCGAGAACCTCACAATGTTCGCCCACGACAACGGCCTGAGACTGTGCAGCCCAACAAGCAAGAGGAAGATGCCTGGCTCGGCTTTGCTGAACAGGCTGTACTGGATGATACACGGTGCGCCACA
Proteins encoded:
- a CDS encoding DUF3800 domain-containing protein; the encoded protein is MSLYILYLDESGNPDAPADRTFVLAGVAVFERQVYSVGQALDRIQDHYFPNSPPIEFHATSIRSGDGFWRGVDKETRGRIMREIGVNLREAHQTGLVLFGAVVEKTSRIHGEEAVLLATEQICKRFDTFLKRRENDNHDPQRGLVVFAEGRFHQRARLWVRDFKKLGTQWGVLTKLCDIPYFASTRETRLLQVADYVAHATYLNYEKRYAEYFDVISSRFDSKDGVVHGLVHYLRDPGAARDCSGPACRRSMTR